The DNA window GGTTTCCGCACGGGGGCAGGCGGGAACGGATCGGGGGAGGGCTCCCGCCGCCGTGCGTTCGGGACGCGGGCGCAGACCGCCTCCTCTTCCGCCTCGGACCGCAGGGCGAGCTCCACGGTGTAGACCCTCCGCACGCTCCCCTTTCCGCGTGCATCGAGCCCCCGGCGCACGACGGAAAACCGCACCATCTCCCCGGCCGGAACGCCTATAATCTTCCTTATGCGATCGAACAGCGCGCTCTCCGGCAGCGCCGGGTGCGCCCGCACGTCGGAGATCCGGATCGTCAAGCGGCTGGCCCTCCTCCTGCTCCTCCCGGCGCTCCTGCTCTCCGCGTCCTCCTGCAAGCCGCTGGTCCGGAGCGTCTTCAAGAACCCGAAGGTGAGGCTGGTCTCCATCGGCCTCGCCGGGAACCCCTTCCAGTCCCGGGAACCGCTGGAGGCGATCCTTCACCTGTCGGTGACCAATCCCAATTCCTACGCGCTGGTCGTGTCCCAGGTCTCCTACACTGCGACCCTCGGGACGCAGCGCCTCGCAAGCGGGGAGAAGAAAGAGGAGACCCGCATCGAGGCGTCCGGCGAAACGATCGTGGAGGTCCCCGTGCTCCTGTCCGTCGAGGCGTTCCCGGCCGCGCTCCAGGAGTTCCTCGGAGCCCGCGCGGTCCCCTACTCTTTCAACGGCTCCGTGGGGGTGACGGCCCCCGTCGTCGGGCTCGTCCACATCCCCTTCTCCAAGGAGGGGACGATCGACCCGAAGGACCTCCTCCGAAAGAAGGGGATCGGGTTCAACTGATTATATACCTGCCCCATTTGACAGTGGATAAGGTCAAGGTATAATTACTCTTTTCCCGGGACGTCATCCCTGAGAGAACCCGACGGAGGTATACGCCATGGCCGTGAAAGTGGGCATCAACGGATTCGGACGGATCGGACGGAACTTCTTCCGCGCAGCATACAAGGACCCCGCTCTGGAGGTCGTCGCCGTCAACGACATCACCGACGCGAAGACGCTGGCGCACCTCCTCCAGTACGACTCCGTCCACGGACGGTTCGAAGAGTCCGTCTCGGCGAAGGAAAACGCCATCGTGGTGGCCGGGAAGGAGATCCAGGTCCTTGCGGTCAAGGATCCCGCGGAGCTTCCCTGGGGCAAGCTGGGCGTCGAGATCGTCATCGAGTCCACCGGCAAGTACACCGACCGCGAGGGGTGCGAGAAGCACCTGAAGGCGGGCGCGAAGCGCGTCATCGTCTCCGCGCCGGCCAAGGGCGAGGACGCCACCATCGTCATGGGGGTGAACGAGAAGACGTTCGACCCGGCGAAGCACCGGATCCTCTCCAACGCCTCCTGCACCACGAACTGCCTCGCGCCGGTGGCCAAGGTGCTCCTCGACAACTTCGGCATCGAACGGGGGCTGATGACCACGATCCACGCCTACACCAACGACCAGAAGATCCTCGACCTGCCGCACAAGGACCTCCGCAGGGCCCGCGCCGCCGGGATGTCGATGATCCCCACGACCACCGGGGCCGCAAAGGCCGTCTCCCTGGTCATCCCCGAGCTGAAGGGGAAGCTCGACGGGATGGCGATCCGCGTCCCGACCCCGAACGTCTCGGTCGTCGACCTGACGGCGGAGCTTACGAAGACCGTCACGGCCGAGGAGGTCAACGCGGCGATGAAGAAGGCCGCCGAGGGGCCGCTGAAGGGGATCCTGCAGTACGTGGACGCTCCGCTGGTCTCCATCGACTTCAACCACGACCCGTGCTCGTCCGCGTTCGACTCCCTGTCGACGAAGGTCATCGCCGGCAAGATGGTGAAGGTCCTGGCCTGGTACGACAACGAGTGGGGCTATTCCAGCCGCCTCGTCGACCTGGCCAAATACGTGTCCGGGGCCCGCTGACGCCATGCGCGTCCCGGTCATCACGGGCAACTGGAAGATGTACAAGACCGCGGGGGAAGCCGCGGCGTTCGTGAGGGCGTTCCTTCCGCTGGTGTCCGACGCCCGGGGGGTCGAGATCGTCCTCGCGCCGCCGTACCCGTCGATCGGGACCGTCGCGGAGCTGGTCCGGGGCAGCGGCGTCTCCGTGGCTTCGCAGAACGTCCATTTCGAGGACGAGGGCGCCTACACCGGGGAGGTCTCCCCGCGGATGCTGAAGGAGGCCGGGGCGACCCACTGCATCATCGGGCACTCCGAGCGCCGGCAGTACTACTCCGAGACCGACGGGTCGGCGAACCGGAAGGTCCGCGCGGCGCTCGCCGCCGGGCTGACCCCGATCTTCTGCCTGGGGGAGACGCTGGAGCAGCGCGAGTCCGGGAAGACCTTCGAAGTGGTCGAAACGCAGCTCATCGAGGGGCTGAAGGACGTCCCGGCGGCCGAAGGGCCGAAGGTCGTCGTGGCCTACGAGCCGGTCTGGGCCATCGGGACCGGCAGGACGGCGACGCCGGAGCAGGCGCAGGAGGTCCATGCCTTCCTGCGCTCGCGCCTTAAAGGGGCATGGGGCGCCGCGGCGGACTCCGTCCGCATCCTGTACGGCGGCTCCGTGAAGCCGGACAACATCGACACGCTGATGTCGAAGGAAGATATCGACGGCGCCCTGGTGGGCGGCGCAAGCCTCAAGGCGGATTCGTTCGCCCGGATCGTGAAGTTCAAATAACGTCTCTCGAAGAAGCGGAGCAAGCCATGTACACGTTCATCGTCATCCTGCACGTGGTCGTATCGATCGCCATGATCCTCGTCATCCTCCTCCAGACCGGGAAAGGCTCCGACATCGGCGCGGTCTTCGGCGGCGGATCCTCCCAGACGCTCTTCGGCTCCTCCGGGCCCACCAGCTTCCTCGGCAAGCTGACGGCGGGGGCGGCGATCCTGTTCATGATCACGTCGCTGTTCCTGGCCTACTTCTCCGGCGGCGGGCAAACCCGGAGTCTCATGAAGGGCAGCGCCCCCGCGTCGGCCGTTCCCGCCCCGGCGCCGCAGGCGCCGGCCGCACCGCCGGCCCCGGCCGCGCCTCCCGCGAAGTAAGGAGCACGGCGACAGCGCGGGGCGCATGGCTCGCCGCTCCCGGCCATCCATGGCCTCCGCGGCATGATGCCATCCATGGCATCAAAAAAAAACCCCGGCGGTTTCCCGCCGGGGTTCTTGTTTTCAGGGTTTTTTCTCCCGGGTTACCGTCGTTACGCCTTGGTGACGTTGGCGGCCTGGGGTCCCTTGGGGCCTTCCGTGATTTCGAACTCGACGCGCTCGCCTTCCTTCAGGGAGCGGAAGCCGTCCATCTTGATCGCGCTGAAATGCACGAACACGTCCGGCCCGCCTTCCTGTGCGATGAAACCGTACCCCTTCGCGTCGTTGAACCACTTCACCGTTCCTTGTGCCACTGCTTCGTACCTCCTGGCTGGATTCCGCTGGCAAACATGGGCAAAAAGCCGTAGATTTGCAGCATTCCAAACGTTAACAACCGGTCCTTTCGATGTCAAGAAATAATCCGATGTCTTACCGCTTCTTCTTCTCCTCCTCCTGGGCTTTTCCGCACCAGCTGCAATAGAGCGCTTCCGTGCCGATCCAGTGCAGGCAGTTCCGGCATTGCTTCTCCGCCGGCGGCTGGACGCGCTCCCCCT is part of the Thermodesulfobacteriota bacterium genome and encodes:
- the tpiA gene encoding triose-phosphate isomerase gives rise to the protein MRVPVITGNWKMYKTAGEAAAFVRAFLPLVSDARGVEIVLAPPYPSIGTVAELVRGSGVSVASQNVHFEDEGAYTGEVSPRMLKEAGATHCIIGHSERRQYYSETDGSANRKVRAALAAGLTPIFCLGETLEQRESGKTFEVVETQLIEGLKDVPAAEGPKVVVAYEPVWAIGTGRTATPEQAQEVHAFLRSRLKGAWGAAADSVRILYGGSVKPDNIDTLMSKEDIDGALVGGASLKADSFARIVKFK
- a CDS encoding LEA type 2 family protein, translated to MRSNSALSGSAGCARTSEIRIVKRLALLLLLPALLLSASSCKPLVRSVFKNPKVRLVSIGLAGNPFQSREPLEAILHLSVTNPNSYALVVSQVSYTATLGTQRLASGEKKEETRIEASGETIVEVPVLLSVEAFPAALQEFLGARAVPYSFNGSVGVTAPVVGLVHIPFSKEGTIDPKDLLRKKGIGFN
- a CDS encoding cold shock domain-containing protein, which gives rise to MAQGTVKWFNDAKGYGFIAQEGGPDVFVHFSAIKMDGFRSLKEGERVEFEITEGPKGPQAANVTKA
- the secG gene encoding preprotein translocase subunit SecG; this translates as MYTFIVILHVVVSIAMILVILLQTGKGSDIGAVFGGGSSQTLFGSSGPTSFLGKLTAGAAILFMITSLFLAYFSGGGQTRSLMKGSAPASAVPAPAPQAPAAPPAPAAPPAK
- the gap gene encoding type I glyceraldehyde-3-phosphate dehydrogenase produces the protein MAVKVGINGFGRIGRNFFRAAYKDPALEVVAVNDITDAKTLAHLLQYDSVHGRFEESVSAKENAIVVAGKEIQVLAVKDPAELPWGKLGVEIVIESTGKYTDREGCEKHLKAGAKRVIVSAPAKGEDATIVMGVNEKTFDPAKHRILSNASCTTNCLAPVAKVLLDNFGIERGLMTTIHAYTNDQKILDLPHKDLRRARAAGMSMIPTTTGAAKAVSLVIPELKGKLDGMAIRVPTPNVSVVDLTAELTKTVTAEEVNAAMKKAAEGPLKGILQYVDAPLVSIDFNHDPCSSAFDSLSTKVIAGKMVKVLAWYDNEWGYSSRLVDLAKYVSGAR